Proteins encoded in a region of the Pocillopora verrucosa isolate sample1 chromosome 11, ASM3666991v2, whole genome shotgun sequence genome:
- the LOC131772147 gene encoding protein O-glucosyltransferase 1 — MVPRVLVSILLLVNIYNAVFGSNLQGDCSKDGSCDGNEEKRSKAKYTMKESWKRYLQEIQQATAKYQDCSNKKCGCYSDVIDDDLRIWKDRGGITKKDFDNSADRGVHYQIIDHKLYREEKCMFTFRCKGVEHFILELIDNLPDMEMRINVRDYPQVPKWSSPLPVFSFSKTSNENDIMYPAWTFWEGGPAVWPIYPTGLGRWDLMRDEIDKKASEWPWEKKQAKAFFRGSRTSAERDPLVLLSREDPSLVDAQYTKNQAWKSDADTLHAPPAKEIKLEDHCEYKYLFNFRGVAASFRYKHLFLCKSLVFHVGDAWLEFFYRALKPWVHYIPVQTDLNNARDLIEFAKENDEVAKGMAERGYQFIKDHLRMKDVKCYWKKLLKNYAKLMQWKPKRNSRFQRITP; from the exons ATGGTTCCTCGCGTGCTAGTTTCAATTCTGCttcttgtaaatatttacaacgCTGTTTTTGGGTCCAATTTGCAAGGTGATTGCTCGAAAGATGGTTCTTGTGATGGAAATGAGGAAAAACGGAGCAAAGCTAAGTACACAATGAAAG aatcaTGGAAAAGATATCTCCAGGAAATACAACAAGCTACAGCTAAATACCAAGATTgctcaaacaaaaaatgtggttGCTATAGTGATGTGATTGACGATGATTTAAGAATTTGGAAAGATAGAGGAGGAATCACAAAGAAAGACTTTGATAATTCAGCTGATCGTGGTGTACACTATCAGATTATTGATCATAAACTCTACAGAGAAGAAAAGTGTATGTTTACTTTCAG atgtaaagGAGTTGAGCATTTTATCCTGGAGCTTATTGACAATTTACCAGACATGGAGATGAGAATTAATGTCAGGGACTATCCACAG GTCCCAAAGTGGTCCAGTCCTCTGCCTGTTTTCTCATTTAGTAAG acaaGCAATGAGAATGACATCATGTACCCAGCATGGACATTTTGGGAAGGGGGGCCAGCTGTGTGGCCAATTTACCCCACAGGACTGGGGAGATGGGATCTAATGAGAGATGAAATTGACAA AAAAGCCAGTGAGTGGCCTTGGGAGAAAAAACAGGCAAAGGCATTTTTTAGAGGATCAAG GACTTCTGCTGAGAGGGATCCTTTAGTACTTTTGTCTCGTGAGGACCCAAGTCTTGTGGATGCACAGTACACTAAGAATCAGGCCTGGAAGTCTGATGCT gacACATTACATGCTCCACCCGCCAAAGAGATCAAGCTCGAGGACCACTGTGAATACAA ATACTTGTTCAACTTTCGTGGAGTAGCAGCTAGTTTTAGATATAAGCATCTCTTCCTTTGCAAGTCTTTAGTTTTTCACGTAGGAGACGCATGGCTTGAATTCTTCTACCGAGCGCTGAAGCCCTGGGTACACTACATACCAGTTCAAACAGATCTTAACAATGCCAG GGACCTTATAGAATTCGCcaaagaaaatgatgaagttGCAAAAGGAATGGCTGAAAG ggGATATCAATTTATAAAAGATCATTTACGAATGAAAGATGTGAAGTGTTACTGGAAAAAGTTGTTGAAGAACTACGCCAAACTGATGCAGTGGAAACCTAAAAGAAACTCTAGATTTCAACGAATAACACCATAG